In Pseudomonas sp. GCEP-101, one DNA window encodes the following:
- a CDS encoding malonyl-CoA decarboxylase, which yields MNISFFQELLQSISERGRQLLESREPAPGNAQALAQACHKLISSHGEASGVALARQVLCAYRDCPLEQQKAFFDTLLTDFAPPHDALAQACQRYLDDPSSANTTALFQASEPPRQELFRRLNQAPGGTAELIAMRRRLLQELKARPELAAVDHDLQHLLASWFNRGFLVLRRIDWSTPASILEKIIQYEAVHAIKDWDDLRSRLQPADRRCFAFFHPALADEPLIFVEVALTRAMPGAIADILQPAAQAQPAEEPDTAVFYSISNCQDGLRGISFGNFLIKQVVEELAREIPGLRQFVTLSPVPGFRRWLDSLGDDPQLGAAAAELLKALKPDAPPPPRTEQPMLALAAEYFLHARNGAGFPLDPVARFHLGNGARLERLNWRGDLSASGLRQAAGLMVNYRYELRQIEKNHEAYANQGAVTASPEVRKLATLSAKTKR from the coding sequence ATGAACATCAGCTTCTTCCAGGAACTGCTGCAAAGCATCAGCGAGCGAGGCCGGCAACTGCTGGAGTCGCGCGAGCCGGCGCCGGGCAATGCCCAGGCGCTGGCGCAGGCCTGCCACAAGCTGATTTCCAGCCACGGCGAAGCCTCGGGCGTGGCTTTGGCGCGGCAGGTCCTGTGCGCCTACCGGGACTGCCCGCTGGAGCAGCAGAAGGCCTTCTTCGACACCCTGCTGACGGACTTCGCACCGCCCCATGACGCACTGGCGCAGGCCTGCCAGCGCTACCTCGACGATCCGTCGTCGGCCAACACCACGGCGCTGTTCCAGGCCAGCGAACCGCCGCGCCAGGAACTGTTCCGCCGCCTCAACCAGGCGCCCGGCGGTACCGCCGAGCTGATCGCCATGCGCCGCCGGCTGCTGCAGGAACTCAAGGCCAGGCCGGAGCTGGCCGCCGTGGACCACGACCTGCAGCACCTGCTGGCGTCCTGGTTCAACCGCGGCTTCCTGGTACTGCGGCGCATCGACTGGTCGACGCCTGCGTCGATCCTGGAAAAGATCATCCAGTACGAGGCCGTCCACGCCATCAAGGACTGGGACGACCTGCGCAGCCGCCTGCAGCCGGCCGACCGCCGCTGCTTCGCCTTCTTCCATCCGGCCCTGGCCGACGAGCCGCTGATCTTCGTCGAGGTGGCGCTGACCCGTGCCATGCCCGGCGCCATCGCGGACATCCTGCAGCCCGCTGCGCAAGCCCAGCCGGCGGAGGAACCGGACACCGCGGTGTTCTACTCCATCAGCAACTGCCAGGACGGCCTGCGCGGTATCTCCTTCGGCAACTTCCTGATCAAGCAGGTGGTGGAGGAACTGGCGCGGGAGATTCCCGGCCTGCGCCAGTTCGTCACCCTGTCGCCGGTGCCCGGCTTCCGTCGCTGGCTCGACAGCCTGGGCGACGACCCGCAACTGGGTGCGGCCGCCGCCGAGCTGCTCAAGGCGCTCAAGCCTGACGCCCCGCCGCCGCCGCGCACGGAGCAGCCGATGCTCGCGCTGGCAGCCGAGTACTTCCTGCATGCGCGCAACGGCGCGGGTTTCCCGCTGGACCCGGTGGCGCGCTTCCACCTGGGCAACGGCGCCCGCCTGGAACGCCTGAACTGGCGCGGCGACCTCTCCGCCAGCGGCCTGCGCCAGGCTGCCGGGCTGATGGTCAATTACCGCTACGAACTGCGCCAGATCGAAAAGAACCACGAAGCCTACGCCAACCAGGGCGCGGTCACCGCCTCACCCGAGGTACGCAAGCTGGCCACCCTGTCGGCGAAAACAAAACGCTAG
- a CDS encoding HlyD family secretion protein yields MTGNAKSWRNRGLAVLALAVLAALAWQTFKPNGLPDGFASGNGRIEATEVDVATKLPGRVAEILVDEGDFVKAGEVVAKMDTQVLQAQLAQAQAEVRRAQNAQLTAESLVAQRSSEKSTAEAVVAQRQAELTAAQKRFTRTEQLVKRNALPQQQLDDDRAVMQSAQAALAAARSQVVSAQAGIAAARSQVVEAQSAIEAATASTVRLQADIDDSLLKAPRNGRVQYRVAQPGEVLAAGGKLLNMVDLADVYMTFFLPSGQAGKVELGQEVRLVIDAVPEYVIPAKVSYVASVAQFTPKTVETANEREKLMFRVKARLDPGLLEKYITYVKTGVPGMAYLRLDPQVEWPAALQIKVPQ; encoded by the coding sequence ATGACCGGAAACGCAAAAAGCTGGCGCAACCGCGGTCTGGCGGTACTGGCGCTGGCCGTGCTCGCCGCGCTGGCCTGGCAGACGTTCAAGCCCAACGGGCTCCCTGACGGTTTCGCCAGCGGCAATGGGCGCATCGAAGCCACCGAGGTCGACGTGGCCACCAAGCTGCCCGGCCGCGTCGCGGAAATCCTGGTGGACGAAGGCGACTTCGTGAAAGCCGGCGAAGTGGTGGCGAAGATGGACACCCAGGTGCTCCAGGCCCAGCTGGCCCAGGCCCAGGCGGAAGTGCGGCGGGCGCAGAACGCCCAGCTCACCGCCGAATCCCTGGTGGCCCAGCGCAGCAGCGAGAAGTCCACCGCCGAGGCCGTGGTCGCGCAACGTCAGGCGGAACTGACCGCCGCGCAGAAGCGCTTCACCCGCACCGAGCAACTGGTCAAGCGCAACGCCCTGCCGCAGCAGCAACTGGATGACGACCGTGCGGTGATGCAAAGCGCCCAGGCGGCGCTGGCCGCCGCGCGTTCCCAGGTGGTGTCGGCGCAGGCCGGGATTGCCGCCGCGCGCTCCCAGGTCGTCGAGGCGCAGTCGGCCATCGAGGCCGCCACCGCCAGCACCGTGCGCCTGCAGGCGGATATCGACGATAGCCTGCTCAAGGCGCCGCGCAACGGCCGCGTGCAGTACCGCGTGGCGCAGCCGGGCGAAGTCCTGGCGGCCGGCGGCAAGCTGCTCAACATGGTCGACCTGGCCGACGTCTACATGACCTTCTTCCTGCCTTCGGGTCAGGCGGGCAAGGTCGAGCTGGGCCAGGAGGTGCGCCTGGTCATCGACGCGGTGCCCGAATACGTAATCCCGGCCAAGGTGTCCTATGTCGCCAGCGTCGCGCAGTTCACCCCCAAGACCGTGGAGACCGCCAACGAACGCGAGAAGCTGATGTTCCGCGTCAAGGCGCGCCTCGATCCCGGTCTGCTTGAGAAATACATCACCTACGTGAAGACCGGCGTGCCGGGCATGGCCTACCTGCGCCTCGACCCGCAGGTTGAATGGCCGGCCGCTCTGCAGATCAAGGTCCCGCAATGA
- a CDS encoding ABC transporter substrate-binding protein, with amino-acid sequence MGLVANVHAAEQLNVVSWSGYFTPQILEKFEKETGIKVTVDSYDSNETLLAKLKQGGTGYDVAIPSHQFVPILIQEKLLERFDPASQPYYANVEDNLKKPTWDTEGAYAVPFIWGTTSVVLDSARYSGPADSYSVLFTPPKELQGRINMFDSASEVIDTASLYLGIPLCSEDPKQMQQVLTLLKNQKPFVKTYSSKAGSIRENLASGEVDMSMFWGGSSMRAREMKPSLKYLYPKEGVMAWVDNLVIPAGAKHPENAKKFIAFLSQPENSAMTQNFLKHQSPIKGVEPFLDASLKDAPELHIPEGTKVVFSKTCGEGAIRLADRIWTNLMR; translated from the coding sequence ATGGGGCTGGTGGCCAACGTGCACGCCGCCGAACAACTGAACGTGGTGAGCTGGAGTGGCTATTTCACCCCGCAGATCCTGGAGAAGTTCGAGAAGGAAACCGGCATCAAGGTGACCGTGGATTCCTACGACTCCAACGAAACGCTGCTGGCCAAGCTCAAGCAGGGTGGCACCGGCTATGACGTGGCGATTCCCTCGCACCAGTTCGTGCCGATCCTGATCCAGGAGAAGCTGCTGGAGCGCTTCGACCCGGCCAGCCAGCCGTACTACGCCAACGTCGAGGACAACCTGAAGAAGCCCACCTGGGACACGGAAGGCGCCTACGCCGTGCCCTTCATCTGGGGCACCACCAGCGTGGTGCTGGACAGCGCCAGGTACAGCGGCCCGGCCGACAGCTACTCGGTGCTGTTCACCCCGCCCAAGGAGCTGCAGGGCAGGATCAACATGTTCGACTCGGCGAGCGAGGTGATCGACACCGCCAGCCTCTACCTGGGCATCCCGCTGTGCAGCGAGGACCCCAAGCAGATGCAACAGGTGCTGACCCTGCTGAAGAACCAGAAGCCCTTCGTGAAGACCTACAGCTCCAAGGCCGGCTCGATCCGCGAGAACCTGGCCTCGGGTGAAGTCGACATGTCGATGTTCTGGGGCGGCTCGTCGATGCGTGCGCGTGAGATGAAACCCAGCCTGAAGTACCTCTACCCGAAAGAGGGCGTGATGGCCTGGGTGGACAACCTGGTGATCCCGGCCGGCGCCAAGCACCCGGAGAATGCGAAGAAGTTCATCGCCTTCCTCAGCCAGCCGGAAAACTCGGCGATGACCCAGAACTTCCTCAAGCACCAGAGCCCGATCAAGGGTGTTGAACCCTTCCTCGATGCCAGCCTGAAGGATGCGCCGGAACTGCACATCCCCGAGGGCACCAAGGTGGTGTTCAGCAAGACCTGTGGCGAAGGCGCGATCCGCCTGGCCGACCGCATCTGGACCAACCTGATGCGCTGA
- a CDS encoding flagellar basal body-associated protein FliL, which translates to MASESEEGKAEDANKPVFIDLTPALVGNYGSGPRLKYFKADIALKVTGKEASEKVEHHEPLIRNQLVMLFAQQTDDSLGSVEGKEKLRQEALKQVQTVLQQEEGKPLVDDLLFNNLIVQP; encoded by the coding sequence ATGGCTTCCGAGTCCGAAGAGGGCAAGGCCGAAGACGCCAACAAGCCCGTGTTCATCGACCTCACCCCGGCGCTGGTGGGCAACTACGGCAGCGGCCCGCGGCTGAAGTACTTCAAGGCCGACATCGCGCTGAAGGTCACCGGCAAGGAAGCGTCCGAGAAGGTCGAGCACCACGAGCCGCTGATCCGCAACCAACTGGTGATGCTCTTTGCCCAGCAGACCGACGATTCCCTCGGCAGCGTCGAGGGCAAGGAGAAGCTGCGCCAGGAAGCCCTCAAGCAGGTGCAGACGGTGCTCCAGCAGGAAGAGGGCAAGCCGTTGGTGGATGACCTGCTGTTCAACAACCTGATCGTCCAGCCCTGA
- a CDS encoding ABC transporter permease — protein sequence MLSLLTKRRLGVQDFRGFGVLSFLFYLYLYAPIVVLVVLSFNANQSATVWTGFSLDWYRSAFANQALRQAAGNSLLIAVCASVIATVIATLAALGTSRGAKFKGLRLSMGAIMLPLVLPEIVVGVATLALFSTLGLSLGYGNLIIAHTVFCIPFAYLPIRARLNDMDLSLEQAAADLYAGPWRTFRKVTLPLLMPGIFSGLMLAFIVSLDNFVISMMVSQAGTTTLPIFIFGLLRMGVTPDVNAVSTLILGVSVLFVTLSFLLGKKKA from the coding sequence ATGCTGTCGCTGCTGACTAAACGCCGCTTGGGTGTGCAGGATTTCCGTGGCTTCGGCGTCCTGAGCTTCCTGTTCTACCTGTACCTCTATGCGCCCATCGTGGTGCTGGTGGTGCTGTCGTTCAACGCCAACCAGTCCGCCACCGTGTGGACCGGCTTCAGCCTCGACTGGTACCGCAGCGCCTTCGCCAACCAGGCGCTGCGCCAGGCCGCCGGCAACAGCCTGCTGATCGCCGTGTGCGCCAGTGTGATCGCCACGGTGATCGCCACCCTGGCCGCGCTGGGCACCTCGCGCGGCGCCAAGTTCAAGGGCCTGCGGCTGTCCATGGGGGCGATCATGCTGCCGCTGGTGCTGCCCGAGATCGTCGTCGGCGTCGCCACCCTGGCGCTGTTCTCCACCCTCGGCCTGTCGCTGGGCTACGGCAACCTGATCATCGCCCACACGGTGTTCTGCATCCCGTTTGCCTACCTGCCGATCCGTGCCCGCCTCAACGACATGGACCTGTCCCTGGAGCAGGCCGCCGCCGACCTCTACGCCGGCCCCTGGCGGACCTTCCGCAAGGTGACCCTGCCGCTGCTGATGCCGGGGATCTTCTCCGGGCTGATGCTGGCCTTCATCGTCTCGCTGGATAACTTCGTGATCTCGATGATGGTCTCCCAGGCCGGCACCACCACCTTGCCGATCTTCATCTTCGGCCTGCTGCGCATGGGCGTGACGCCCGATGTGAACGCGGTGTCGACCCTGATCCTCGGCGTTTCCGTGCTGTTCGTAACCCTGTCCTTCCTGCTTGGCAAGAAGAAAGCCTGA
- a CDS encoding amidase, producing the protein MSQKNQHNELVQLQAFELAQRIRQRDVSCREVMQAHLEQIERYNPAVNAIVSQQPDDLLLAEADQRDAELARGQYRGWMHGLPHAVKDLSLTQGIRTTLGSPLFRDYVPERDGIMVERIKAAGAIIIGKTNTPEFGLGSHSYNPIFGATGCAYAPERTAGGSSGGAAAALALQMVPVADGSDMMGSLRNPAAFNNIIGMRPSQGRVPFDDSADLFIDQLGYEGPMGRSVRDVALLLSVQAGGDARAPLSIAESGEQFAGSLERDFQGARLGWLGDLGGYLPMEKGVLELCRRSFADFEAIGCHIEDAALGFSPERLWDTWRTLRHWMVAGSLGAACNDPARRELLKPEAIWEVENGLKLSAMDVFHASVARSDWYRAISRLFERYDYLLLPSAQVFPFDKSWDWPKEIAGKTMDTYHRWMEVVIPATLSGCPAANVPVGFNEQGLPMGLQIIGRHQADMAVLQLAHAYEQASRWYQRCPPPMLARV; encoded by the coding sequence ATGAGCCAGAAGAACCAGCACAACGAACTCGTCCAGCTCCAGGCCTTTGAGCTGGCCCAGCGCATCCGCCAGCGCGACGTTTCCTGCCGTGAAGTGATGCAGGCCCACCTCGAGCAGATCGAGCGCTACAACCCGGCGGTCAACGCCATCGTCAGCCAGCAACCGGACGACCTGCTGCTGGCCGAAGCCGACCAGCGCGACGCCGAACTGGCCCGTGGGCAGTACCGCGGCTGGATGCACGGCCTACCCCACGCGGTGAAGGACCTGTCGCTGACCCAGGGCATCCGCACCACCCTCGGCTCGCCGCTGTTCCGCGACTATGTACCCGAGCGCGACGGCATCATGGTCGAGCGCATCAAGGCGGCCGGCGCGATCATCATCGGCAAGACCAACACCCCCGAATTCGGCCTCGGCTCCCACAGCTACAACCCGATCTTCGGCGCCACCGGCTGCGCCTACGCGCCCGAGCGCACCGCCGGCGGCAGCAGTGGTGGCGCGGCGGCGGCGCTGGCGCTGCAGATGGTCCCGGTGGCTGACGGCAGCGACATGATGGGCTCGCTGCGCAACCCGGCGGCCTTCAACAACATTATCGGCATGCGTCCGTCCCAGGGCCGTGTGCCCTTCGACGACAGCGCCGACCTGTTCATCGACCAGCTCGGCTACGAAGGCCCCATGGGCCGCAGCGTGCGCGACGTGGCGCTGCTGCTGTCGGTGCAGGCCGGCGGCGATGCCCGTGCACCGCTGTCCATCGCCGAGAGCGGCGAGCAGTTCGCCGGTTCGCTGGAGCGAGACTTCCAGGGCGCGCGCCTGGGCTGGCTCGGCGACCTGGGCGGCTATCTGCCCATGGAGAAGGGCGTGCTGGAGCTGTGCCGGCGTTCCTTCGCCGACTTCGAAGCCATCGGCTGCCATATCGAAGACGCAGCCCTGGGCTTCTCGCCCGAGCGCCTGTGGGACACCTGGCGCACCCTGCGCCACTGGATGGTCGCCGGCTCTCTCGGCGCCGCCTGCAACGACCCGGCCCGCCGCGAGTTGCTCAAGCCCGAGGCCATCTGGGAAGTGGAGAACGGCCTGAAGCTCTCCGCCATGGACGTGTTCCACGCCTCCGTCGCGCGCAGCGACTGGTACCGCGCCATCAGCCGGCTGTTCGAGCGCTACGACTACCTGCTGCTGCCCAGCGCCCAGGTGTTCCCGTTCGACAAGAGCTGGGACTGGCCGAAGGAAATTGCCGGCAAGACCATGGACACCTACCACCGCTGGATGGAAGTGGTGATCCCGGCCACCCTGTCCGGATGCCCGGCGGCCAACGTGCCGGTGGGCTTCAATGAGCAGGGCCTGCCCATGGGCCTGCAGATCATCGGCAGGCACCAGGCCGACATGGCCGTGCTGCAACTGGCCCACGCCTACGAGCAGGCTTCGCGCTGGTACCAGCGCTGCCCGCCGCCGATGCTGGCGCGGGTGTAA
- a CDS encoding malonate--CoA ligase, which translates to MNQSLFAEVGKHLPSDLSKPFIRTPDGGGYRYADMLRSTSQFAHALVELGVQPGDRVAVQVDKSPETVMLYLAVLRVGAVYLPLNSGYTGDELRYFLDDAEPSLFVCAPAFEAQARDLAKASGVAHVETLGDAGDGSLMQRVHGKPGRFADVPRASSDLAAILYTSGTTGRSKGAMISHGNLVSNARALVDAWQITSEDWLLHALPIFHIHGLFVACNSLLMAGGSMLFLSKFDAAQMLQLLPQVNLLMGVPTFYTRLLDQPGLTREAVAHMRLFISGSAPLTAETHKAFSERTGMAILERYGMTETGMNTSNPLDGERIAGTVGFPLPGVELRITDPARAEPTLLPQGEPGMIEVRGPNVFQGYWRMPEKTAEELRADGYFMTGDIGFVDERGYVQIVGRNKDMIISGGFNVYPKELEEILDTLPGVAESAVIGVPHPDFGEGVTAVLVAGKGQAPSEAQVLAALDGRLARFKQPKRVLVVDALPRNVMGKVQKNVLREQFKGLYT; encoded by the coding sequence ATGAACCAGAGCCTTTTCGCCGAAGTCGGCAAACACCTGCCCAGCGACCTGTCCAAGCCCTTCATCCGTACTCCGGACGGCGGCGGCTACCGCTACGCCGACATGCTGCGCAGCACCTCGCAGTTCGCCCATGCGCTGGTGGAGCTTGGCGTGCAGCCGGGCGACCGCGTCGCCGTGCAGGTCGACAAGAGCCCCGAGACGGTGATGCTCTACCTCGCCGTGCTGCGCGTCGGCGCGGTCTACCTGCCGCTCAACAGCGGCTACACCGGCGACGAACTGCGCTACTTCCTCGACGACGCCGAGCCCTCGCTGTTCGTCTGCGCGCCGGCCTTCGAAGCCCAGGCCCGCGACCTGGCGAAAGCCAGCGGCGTCGCCCACGTGGAGACTCTGGGCGATGCCGGCGACGGCTCGCTGATGCAGCGCGTGCACGGCAAGCCAGGGCGCTTCGCCGACGTGCCGCGTGCCTCCAGCGACCTCGCCGCGATCCTCTACACCTCCGGCACCACCGGCCGCTCCAAGGGCGCGATGATCAGCCACGGCAACCTGGTCTCCAACGCCCGCGCGCTGGTGGATGCCTGGCAGATCACCAGCGAGGACTGGCTGCTCCATGCGCTGCCGATCTTCCACATCCACGGTCTGTTCGTGGCCTGCAACAGCCTGCTGATGGCCGGCGGCTCGATGCTCTTCCTGAGCAAGTTCGACGCCGCGCAGATGCTCCAGCTGCTGCCCCAGGTGAACCTGCTGATGGGCGTGCCGACCTTCTACACCCGCCTGCTTGATCAACCCGGCCTGACCCGCGAGGCGGTGGCGCACATGCGCCTGTTCATTTCCGGCTCCGCGCCGCTCACCGCCGAGACCCACAAGGCGTTCTCCGAACGCACCGGCATGGCCATCCTCGAGCGCTACGGCATGACCGAGACCGGCATGAACACTTCCAACCCGCTGGATGGCGAGCGCATCGCCGGCACCGTCGGCTTCCCGTTGCCGGGCGTCGAATTGCGCATCACCGACCCGGCCAGGGCCGAGCCGACCCTGCTGCCCCAGGGCGAGCCGGGGATGATCGAAGTGCGCGGGCCGAACGTGTTCCAGGGCTACTGGCGGATGCCGGAGAAGACCGCCGAGGAACTGCGCGCCGACGGCTACTTCATGACCGGCGACATCGGCTTCGTCGACGAGCGTGGCTACGTGCAGATCGTTGGGCGCAACAAGGACATGATCATCAGCGGCGGCTTCAACGTGTACCCCAAGGAGCTGGAGGAAATCCTCGACACCCTGCCGGGCGTGGCCGAATCGGCGGTGATCGGCGTGCCGCACCCGGACTTTGGCGAGGGCGTGACGGCGGTGCTGGTGGCCGGCAAGGGCCAGGCGCCGAGCGAAGCGCAGGTACTCGCCGCGCTGGACGGCAGGCTCGCGCGCTTCAAGCAGCCCAAGCGGGTGCTGGTGGTCGACGCGCTGCCGCGCAACGTGATGGGCAAGGTGCAGAAGAACGTGCTGCGCGAGCAGTTCAAGGGGCTGTATACCTGA
- a CDS encoding NADPH:quinone oxidoreductase family protein has product MKAVLCKAFGPAESLVLEDIASPEPKKNEVLLQVHAAGVNFPDTLIIEGKYQFKPPFPFSPGGEAAGVVGAVGEKVSHVKPGDRVMALTGWGSFAEEVAVPGYNVMPIPDGMDFPSAAAFGMTYGTSMHALKQRANLQPGETLLVLGASGGVGLAAVEIGKAMGAKVIAAASSEAKLEVARAAGADVLINYSEGSLKDKLKEITGGQGVDVIYDPVGGDLFEEAFRSIAWNGRMLVVGFASGTIPALPANLTLLKGASLVGVFWGSFAQRQPQDNAANFQQLFAWFAEGKIKPLVSQTYPLEKAADAINHLGQRKAVGKVVVTVR; this is encoded by the coding sequence ATGAAAGCCGTGCTGTGCAAAGCCTTCGGCCCCGCCGAATCCCTGGTGCTGGAAGACATCGCCAGCCCCGAGCCGAAGAAGAACGAAGTCCTGCTGCAGGTGCACGCCGCCGGGGTGAACTTCCCCGACACCCTGATCATCGAGGGCAAGTACCAGTTCAAGCCGCCCTTCCCGTTCTCCCCGGGTGGCGAGGCCGCTGGCGTGGTCGGCGCCGTGGGCGAGAAAGTCAGCCATGTGAAGCCCGGCGACCGGGTGATGGCGCTGACCGGCTGGGGCAGCTTCGCCGAGGAAGTGGCGGTGCCCGGCTACAACGTGATGCCGATTCCCGACGGTATGGACTTCCCCAGCGCCGCCGCCTTCGGCATGACCTACGGCACCTCCATGCACGCCCTCAAGCAGCGCGCCAACCTGCAGCCGGGCGAGACCCTGCTGGTGCTCGGCGCCTCCGGCGGCGTGGGCCTGGCAGCCGTGGAAATCGGCAAGGCAATGGGCGCGAAGGTCATCGCCGCCGCCAGCAGCGAGGCCAAGCTGGAGGTCGCCAGGGCCGCCGGCGCCGACGTGCTGATCAACTACAGCGAAGGCAGCCTGAAGGACAAGCTCAAGGAAATCACCGGCGGCCAGGGCGTGGACGTGATCTACGACCCGGTGGGCGGCGACCTGTTCGAGGAAGCCTTCCGCTCCATCGCCTGGAACGGCCGCATGCTGGTGGTGGGTTTTGCCAGCGGCACCATTCCGGCCCTGCCGGCCAACCTCACCCTGCTCAAGGGCGCCTCGCTGGTCGGCGTGTTCTGGGGCTCCTTCGCCCAGCGCCAGCCGCAGGACAACGCGGCGAACTTCCAGCAGCTGTTCGCCTGGTTCGCCGAGGGCAAGATCAAGCCGCTGGTGTCGCAGACCTACCCGCTGGAAAAAGCCGCTGACGCGATCAATCACCTGGGCCAGCGCAAGGCGGTGGGCAAGGTGGTGGTGACGGTGCGTTAA